A single Chengkuizengella sediminis DNA region contains:
- the ispE gene encoding 4-(cytidine 5'-diphospho)-2-C-methyl-D-erythritol kinase has product MKIYEKAPAKINLSLDVLRKREDGYHEVEMIMTMVDLADRLEMSELSRDTIIITSQAGYIPLDEKNLAFQAARLIKEKYDVKKGVYIHLDKKIPVSAGLAGGSSDAAATLRGLNRLWELNIPTSDLKELAEELGSDVPFCIEGGTAIARGRGEILEKISSPPQCWVILAKPPINVSTSDVYGRLNVNKINKHPSTEILKNAIENKNFQHICLSLGNVLEEVTIPMYPQINQLKEVMLRLGAEGVLMSGSGPTVFGLVSKQSKVNKIYNGLRGFCNNVFVVRILT; this is encoded by the coding sequence GAAGTTGAGATGATTATGACTATGGTAGACCTTGCAGACCGATTGGAAATGTCGGAGTTATCAAGAGACACCATTATCATTACCAGTCAAGCGGGTTACATTCCTCTAGATGAGAAAAATTTAGCGTTTCAAGCTGCGCGTTTAATAAAAGAAAAGTACGATGTGAAAAAGGGTGTTTATATCCATTTAGATAAAAAAATACCTGTTTCCGCAGGTTTAGCTGGTGGGAGTAGTGATGCTGCTGCCACGTTAAGAGGGTTAAATAGGTTATGGGAGTTAAATATTCCAACAAGTGATTTAAAAGAATTAGCAGAGGAACTAGGTTCAGATGTCCCTTTTTGTATAGAAGGCGGTACGGCAATAGCAAGGGGAAGAGGAGAAATATTAGAGAAAATATCATCTCCTCCTCAATGTTGGGTTATACTTGCCAAACCTCCTATTAATGTATCTACATCTGATGTATACGGAAGATTAAATGTAAATAAAATTAATAAACATCCATCAACGGAAATCTTAAAAAATGCAATTGAAAACAAAAATTTTCAGCACATTTGCCTTTCTCTTGGCAACGTCCTAGAAGAAGTCACCATACCTATGTATCCTCAGATTAATCAATTAAAAGAAGTCATGCTTCGTTTGGGTGCGGAAGGAGTTTTGATGTCCGGTAGCGGTCCTACTGTATTTGGTCTTGTTTCTAAACAATCAAAAGTGAATAAAATATATAATGGCTTACGAGGTTTTTGCAACAACGTATTTGTGGTCAGAATATTAACATAG